ACAGAAAGCAGTGTCGGTGTCGTGACGAGTCGGGTATCAGCGAGTGAGGCGTGGATCAAACCAAGTTGATTGAACTCGTCACAGAGGAAGAGCGCAGCATCGAGATCGTTCGCGAGCGTGACCGCCGCGTTTTCACCGTCATCGAGTGGAAACTCGGCATCGAGGTCGACCGACTGTGTCATGAATGACTTTGCTTGGTCGAGTACGGCGGACGCAGCGTGCCCATGGGCATCATCGTACGAGGCAATCTCTCGCAGTTCATCGATGACCGCTGTTGGGACGACGACCTCGTACCGGGATAGACAAAGTGCGAGTGGGTCGGGGTTGTCGTCAGCAACGATTCCGAGACTCACGAGGGCGGAGGCGTCTGCGATAAGCCGCGACATCTATGCGTCGGCGACCTCGTCGACGAAGTCCTCGTCCAACTGCTGTTTCAACACTCGGAGGTTTGCCGCCTCCTCGGCCCCGACGAGCGCTTTGAGCTGCTCGAAGGTGATCTCCTCGTCGTAATAGGCGGCGGCGATCTCCTGAGTGAGTGCGTCGTCGTGAGCGGCGTTTTGGAGGTACTCCCGAAGTGCGGTCACGAGGACGTCTGTTCGGTCCTCCCCGAGGACTGCGGCCAGTGCGTCAGCCCGGCCGATGAGCCGATTGGGGGCCCGAAACTGCACGCGCTTCTTATCGGTGCTCATGATGTGTACATTGTGAGCCAACACACTTAGCCGTTTTTGTGTGTACGATGTGAGCCTCACTCGGTCGAGCGTCACTCGTCAATGAGCCGTTCCTTGAGGGCATGCGTCCAGTACGTGGCGGGCCCACCGGAGATACAGCGAACACAAAGCTGTAGCGGCCCCTCGAGAGGTAGTGTTCAGATATGCAGATTCCATTCGAAAGCGAACGATCTGAGCCACTCGTTTGCAAGTTCTGCTTTGGCGTTGCTGAAACAGTTTAGAAACTGGCAGTTCTGCGTTTTACCTCACGAAAAACACGTTCAACAGAGCCACAATATCTTATATAGTAATCAATATCCACAATATCAGCACTGCGGTATACCGCTGGCCCAGTATCTAGATATACGGATATATCAACCTATTATAAACCACTTTAATCCATTTCGAGGTATCCACACCTGATGTCACGCGACTCAGGGCGTCAGGCGAGCGCGGTATCACGTCGAAAGTATCTGCTGACGTCGGCCGCCATCGGGACGGCGGGCCTTGCCGGGTGTAGCGACAGCGATAGCGGAGGCACCGGAAGCGACAGCGGAGGCGACGAGGGCAGTAACTCTATCGAATCTGGCTCCTCGGGGCCTTCGACGGTGACCGCCGAGGGATCCTCGACGGTGTACCCTATCTCGAACAGGGGGAGTTCCTACTGGAACTCGAACTCGCCGGCGAGCGACGGCGAGTACTGGGGCTCGAACGACGAGTCGTCGGTCGCCGGCTGGGACCAGATCGAGACCGACCAGAACATCGCCGACTACTTCGCGAGCCTCTACGGCTTCGAAACGACCGGTGAACGGTCGAACCCGCCGTTCGCCACTCGCGTCGCACTGAGCCACTCAGGGACCGGCTGCGAGGCGGTCCGAGACGGCCTCGTCGACATCGGGAACTCCTCGGGACCGATAACCGCAGAACTCGACATCAGCGAAGAGCAGCGCGACGAGAACTACGTCGACCACGTCGTCGGCCGCGACGGTCAGCCGGTGTTCGTCAGTCAGGCAATCTACGACGCCGGCGTCGAACAGCTCACTGGTGAGCAGATCCGCGGAATCTACCAAGGCGACATCACCAACTGGAGCGAGGTCGGCGGCCCGGATCGGGAAATCTTCGTTGTCGGCCGCGCAGAGGGATCGGGTACGGACACCTCGTTCCGACTGAACATGCTCGGCGACGCCGACGCGCCGATGGATGTCGACAGTCGCTTCGGACAGAACCAGCAGGTCCAGCAGGTCCTCCAAGACAACGACAACGCCATCGGCTACATGGCGCTAGCGTTCTCCGGGTCGGGGATTCAGGCGATCGGCATCGAGTTTGAGGGGACGTTGTTCGAGCCGGATGCCGACGCCGAGAACACCATCTTCGACTCGGAGTACCCGCTGAACCGGGACCTCCACATGTACACCCGGATCAACGAGGATACGCCCGAGGGGACAGACATGCGTGAGGCCGCCTTCCTCAACATGTTCCTGACCGAGTTCGGCCAGCAGACGTTCGTCGAGGACGTCAACTACATCACGCTGCCCACCTCCGACATCGAGGCCGAACGCGAGAAGCTCCCCGACCAGGCGTAATTCTTCGGTCGCGCGGACGCTCGCTTCGCGGCCCGACCCCATTATATGTCACTTACCCCCCAAACCGATTGGCGCGCTAGCATCGAGCGACGGCTGACCAGAACACAGAAGTTCATCGACGACACCGACCCGGAGGCGCTGGCAGTGGTCCTCGTGTCGATGGGGTCGCTACTGGCCGCCTTCGTCGGGTTCCTGCTGGCGTCGCCGTGGACGGCTGTCCCGCTCGGGACATTTCTGATCGCCACCGGCTACGGCTGGGCGCGCCATCAGGCGCTCGTCGCCCGCGCGGTCACCTTCGCGATGACGACGGTGACGCTCGTGACGCTCGGGCTCATCGTCGTCTTCATCTTCGCCGAATCGATCCCGGCGTTTCAGTACGAGACGGCGAGCGTGTTCGGCGTCTCTGTTCCGGGACTCGGGATGTTTACACAGGCCCGTTGGGACGCCGTCTCGGAGCCCGTTCGCTACTCGCTGCTCCCGATGATCCATGGGACGGTGATGGTGACCACCATCGCGACGCTTGTGGCGGCCCCGCTCGGCGTCGCCGCGGCGCTGTTCATCGCCGAGATCGCCCCGCCGCGGGTTCGCGAGCTCGTCAAGCCGGGGATCGAGGTGTTGGCGGGCATCCCCTCGATCGTTTACGGTTTCATCGGCTTCACCGTGATCAACCCGTGGGCGGGCGGCGCGTTCGCACTCAATGGCGGGTCGACGTATCTGTTCGTTGGCATCGTTGTCGGGCTAATGGCGTTGCCGACCGTCGTCTCCGTCGCTGAGGACGCGCTCACGAGCGTCCCGAGCGTGATGAAAGACGGGTCGCTCGCCCTCGGGGCGACCGACTGGCAGTCGATGACCTCCATTACGCTTCCCGCGGCCTTCTCGGGCGTCTCGGCGGCCGTGCTCCTCGGTGTCGGACGCGCCATCGGTGAGACGATGGCCGCGACGGTGATGCTGGCCGGCGTTCCGCGGATCAGCGAGCCGCTCGTGAACGTCTTCTACGGCTACGAGACGCTCACCTCGCTCATCGCTCGCGGCTACGGTAGCGCAAACGGCGTTCACGAGAGCGCACTGTTCGCCGCCGGCGTCGTCCTGTTCGTGACCGTGTTGTGTCTGAGTCTCGGCTCGCAGTACATCGAGGCGCGTATGCGTCGCCGCCTCGGGGGTGTCGAATGAGCCGCGCCACTCAGACCGCCCTCATCCAGGACGACCGCACGGTGTACGAGGCTGCCGCCGGGACTGCGGTCGGACTCTCCGGAGTCACGTTCGCTGTCGGCTTGGCGGCGCTGCTGGGCCTTGTGGCGATCGACGCCCCCGTTGCTGGTCTCGAGTTGTCGGTGGTGTTCGGTGCACTGCTACTCGCCCTCGGGACGTCGGTAGCGGGCTTCGGGGCCGCCTCACGATTCGGGTACGTTGACGCGGCACCCCAGCCCAGCGCGGGGATCGTCGCCGCGGCCGCGTTCACGGGGATCTGGTTCATCGTGGGCGCAATTGTGTCCGGGGCAGTTGGGCTCGGAACGGGCGGCCGGCTCGGAGTCGGGATAGTCCTCGGGGGGATCGCGTTCGCGACGACCGCGCTCCCTCGCGAAGATATCGGATCGACGGTGCCCGCAGGGGCCGTCGCCGGCCTCTGTGGGCTCTCGCTCATCACCGGCGTCGTCGGCCCCGGATGGAAGCAGGTGCTCGTCGGGTACAATGCGACGCTGTTCGGCGACACCGTCGTTCCTCTGGTCGTGTTGTTCGCCTCGCTGGTGAGCGGCTGGAGCGCCGCGAAAGCGTACGGCGGGTTCGGTGCCCGCGGGCGTAACGTCGGTGCATACGTGCTCATCTATCTCGTCGTCTGCTCGATACTGGCCGTGCTCATCGGGCTCGTCGCTTTCGTCACAGTGAAAGGGCTCCCCGGGCTGTTCAACGGGTTCGGAGTCGGGGGCGCAACTCTCGTCAGCTGGCCGTTCCTGACCAACGGTGCCGGGCTGTTGGCCGATATCGCCGGTGTGTTCCCCGCACTCGTCGGGACGGTCTGGTTGGTCATCGGTGCCGTCCTCTTCGCCGTGCCGACCGGCGTTGGCGCCGCCGTGTTCCTCAGCGAATACGCCGAACAGGGCCGGTTCACGGGAGCCGTCGAAGTGGCGACTAACGGCCTCTGGAGCACGCCGAGCATCGTGTTCGGGCTGTTCGGCGCCGCCTTCCTGATCCCTCGCTTCGGCAATCAGAAATCGCTGATAGCCGGGATGTTGACGCTCGGGTTCATGCTGCTGCCGTTGGTGTTGATCACGAGCCGGGAAGCGATCCTCTCAGTACCCGACGATTACCGCGACGCCAGCGCGGCACTCGGCGTCTCGAAGTGGCAGACGATCCGAAGCGTCGTCCTCCCCGCGGCGATTCCGGGAGTCACCACGGGCGTGATCCTCGGTGTCGGCCGCATCGCCGGTGAGACCGCCCCCATCCTACTGACAATGGGCGGTGGCGTCCTCCCGGCGAAATCGGCTGCCCCCAACGTGTTGGGTAGCTTCCAGCTGAGCGGGTCGCCGCCGTTCGTTAGTAACCCCGCGCTATTGGAGGCGACGAGTGCGCTACCGTATCAGTTGTACGCACTCATCACAGCGGGGCTGAGTGGAAACATCCAGAACCCACAAGAGTACGCGTGGGGGCTGGCACTGACGCTGCTGCTCGTTGTGTTGATCTTCTACGCGATCGGTATCACGACGCGCTACTACTTCAGACGGAAACTCCACCAATGAGTCAGACAGACACCGCAGAGACGACGGCGAACCGCACCGACGGCCAGGAGGTCTCCACGACCGCCGGCGAGACCGTCGAGGAGACACGTTCCGAGTGGACAGACTACGAGGCCGGCGGCGAGACGAAACTCGCCGTCGAGGACCTCGACGTTCACTACGGCGACGACCATGCGCTGAAGGGTGTCTCGATAGACATCCCTGAAGAGAGTGTGACGGCGCTCATCGGCCCGTCTGGCTGTGGAAAGTCGACGTTCCTCCGGTGTCTCAATCGGATGAACGACCGTATCCGAGCCGCCAACGTTGACGGAATGGTCGAGCTCGACGGCGAGGATATCTATCAGGACGGCGTCGATCTCGTCGAGCTTCGGAAGCGGGTCGGGATGGTGTTTCAGAGTCCCAACCCCTTCCCCAAGTCGATCCGCGAGAACGTCTCGTACGGACCACGGAAACACGGCGATATCCAGACGGGTCTGCTCGCACGCTTGACCGGGCGCGCAGAGCCCGACCGCGAAGAGGCACTCGTTGAGCGCTCGCTCGAACGGGCCGCGCTGTGGGGGGAGGTGAACAACCGGCTGGACGACAACGCGCTCGGACTGTCCGGCGGTCAACAACAGCGACTCTGTATCGCTCGCTGTTTGGCCGTCGACCCGGAGGTCATCCTCATGGACGAGCCGGCCTCGGCGCTCGATCCGATCGCCACCTCGAAGATCGAGGATCTCATCGAAGATCTCGCGCAGGACTACACCGTCGTCGTCGTCACTCATAGCATGCAACAGGCCGCCAGGGTCTCCGACCAGACCGCCGTCTTCCTGACCGGCGGCGAGCTCGTCGAGTACGACGACACGGAGAAGATATTCGAGAACCCCGAAAGCCAGCGCGTGGAGGATTACATCAGCGGGAAGTTCGGGTGATCACCGTGCCTCGGGAGGACTATCGCGAGTCGCTTGATGCGTTGCGGAGCGACATCGAGTCGATGTCGGAGGACGTCCTGGATCAGCTCCTGTGCGCGCTTGACGCTCTCGAACGCGATGACCATGAACTGGCCCGGGAGGTGATCGACGGCGACGACCGCATCAATCAGCAGTACCTCAATCTTGAGGGCGACTGTGTCGATCTGATCGCGCTCCAACAGCCCGTCGCCTCAGATCTCCGATTCATCGTCGCGTCGTTCAAGATACTCACCGATCTGGAGCGGATCGGTGACCTCGCAACGAACCTCGCCAGATACGCCCTCTCTGGCAGTTCAGAGATCTTCTCGAAAATCCGGATCGAAAATATCGGCGAGACCGCGTACAGTCAGCTTCAGATGGCCATCGAGGCCTATATGCACGCGGATTCCGAGGCGTGTCGAGTAATCAGCGACCGTGACGACGAGCTCGACGCGTCGTGTCAGACCGCCAGCGAAGCTATCGTTCGCGACCTTGTCGCCAGCGAGCCTGATCGCTGGGAAATTGAGCAACTGCTCGATGATGTGTCTCGGTTGCTACTCACGGTCCGAGATCTGGAACGAATCGGTGACCACGCCGTCAATATCGCTGCCCGCACACTGTACGCGAACGACAGCGATCGCAAACTGATCTACTGAGTATGGAGACGAGGAAACTACAAGAAGTCGGCGGCGGAACATTCACGGTGTCGATTCCGAGAGCATGGGCGGAAAACAACGGCTTTGAGGTCGGCATGGAACTACAGCTGTACACCCATCGTGATGGGTCGATTCTCGTCCGATCTTCGGATACAGACATCAACTGTTTGGACGAGGCAACGATCGAAGCTGCTGGTGAAGGTCCTGAAGCCGTCCGTCGTGCGGTTCACACGGCTCACGCGATCGGGTTCGAAACAATAGTGCTACGTCAATCAGAGACGTTCTCAGACCCTATGGTGAAGGCGGTCCGGTCGACAGTTCGAGATCTCATCGGAGCGAACATTCTTACCGAGACTGACACGGAGATCACGATCAAATACCTCTTAGACACGTCGTCTATCTCGATCCGCCAGTCGATCGTTCAACTCCAGTACGCGGTTGCTTCCCTCCTCCGCGACGCGACCGATGCCTTCGTCGATGCCGTCGATACGCATGAGC
This genomic stretch from Halorubrum lacusprofundi ATCC 49239 harbors:
- the phoU gene encoding phosphate signaling complex protein PhoU, with amino-acid sequence MITVPREDYRESLDALRSDIESMSEDVLDQLLCALDALERDDHELAREVIDGDDRINQQYLNLEGDCVDLIALQQPVASDLRFIVASFKILTDLERIGDLATNLARYALSGSSEIFSKIRIENIGETAYSQLQMAIEAYMHADSEACRVISDRDDELDASCQTASEAIVRDLVASEPDRWEIEQLLDDVSRLLLTVRDLERIGDHAVNIAARTLYANDSDRKLIY
- the pstB gene encoding phosphate ABC transporter ATP-binding protein PstB, which translates into the protein MSQTDTAETTANRTDGQEVSTTAGETVEETRSEWTDYEAGGETKLAVEDLDVHYGDDHALKGVSIDIPEESVTALIGPSGCGKSTFLRCLNRMNDRIRAANVDGMVELDGEDIYQDGVDLVELRKRVGMVFQSPNPFPKSIRENVSYGPRKHGDIQTGLLARLTGRAEPDREEALVERSLERAALWGEVNNRLDDNALGLSGGQQQRLCIARCLAVDPEVILMDEPASALDPIATSKIEDLIEDLAQDYTVVVVTHSMQQAARVSDQTAVFLTGGELVEYDDTEKIFENPESQRVEDYISGKFG
- the pstA gene encoding phosphate ABC transporter permease PstA, whose translation is MSRATQTALIQDDRTVYEAAAGTAVGLSGVTFAVGLAALLGLVAIDAPVAGLELSVVFGALLLALGTSVAGFGAASRFGYVDAAPQPSAGIVAAAAFTGIWFIVGAIVSGAVGLGTGGRLGVGIVLGGIAFATTALPREDIGSTVPAGAVAGLCGLSLITGVVGPGWKQVLVGYNATLFGDTVVPLVVLFASLVSGWSAAKAYGGFGARGRNVGAYVLIYLVVCSILAVLIGLVAFVTVKGLPGLFNGFGVGGATLVSWPFLTNGAGLLADIAGVFPALVGTVWLVIGAVLFAVPTGVGAAVFLSEYAEQGRFTGAVEVATNGLWSTPSIVFGLFGAAFLIPRFGNQKSLIAGMLTLGFMLLPLVLITSREAILSVPDDYRDASAALGVSKWQTIRSVVLPAAIPGVTTGVILGVGRIAGETAPILLTMGGGVLPAKSAAPNVLGSFQLSGSPPFVSNPALLEATSALPYQLYALITAGLSGNIQNPQEYAWGLALTLLLVVLIFYAIGITTRYYFRRKLHQ
- a CDS encoding substrate-binding domain-containing protein; protein product: MSRDSGRQASAVSRRKYLLTSAAIGTAGLAGCSDSDSGGTGSDSGGDEGSNSIESGSSGPSTVTAEGSSTVYPISNRGSSYWNSNSPASDGEYWGSNDESSVAGWDQIETDQNIADYFASLYGFETTGERSNPPFATRVALSHSGTGCEAVRDGLVDIGNSSGPITAELDISEEQRDENYVDHVVGRDGQPVFVSQAIYDAGVEQLTGEQIRGIYQGDITNWSEVGGPDREIFVVGRAEGSGTDTSFRLNMLGDADAPMDVDSRFGQNQQVQQVLQDNDNAIGYMALAFSGSGIQAIGIEFEGTLFEPDADAENTIFDSEYPLNRDLHMYTRINEDTPEGTDMREAAFLNMFLTEFGQQTFVEDVNYITLPTSDIEAEREKLPDQA
- the pstC gene encoding phosphate ABC transporter permease subunit PstC, which codes for MSLTPQTDWRASIERRLTRTQKFIDDTDPEALAVVLVSMGSLLAAFVGFLLASPWTAVPLGTFLIATGYGWARHQALVARAVTFAMTTVTLVTLGLIVVFIFAESIPAFQYETASVFGVSVPGLGMFTQARWDAVSEPVRYSLLPMIHGTVMVTTIATLVAAPLGVAAALFIAEIAPPRVRELVKPGIEVLAGIPSIVYGFIGFTVINPWAGGAFALNGGSTYLFVGIVVGLMALPTVVSVAEDALTSVPSVMKDGSLALGATDWQSMTSITLPAAFSGVSAAVLLGVGRAIGETMAATVMLAGVPRISEPLVNVFYGYETLTSLIARGYGSANGVHESALFAAGVVLFVTVLCLSLGSQYIEARMRRRLGGVE